A genomic region of Papaver somniferum cultivar HN1 chromosome 7, ASM357369v1, whole genome shotgun sequence contains the following coding sequences:
- the LOC113294398 gene encoding basic 7S globulin-like — translation MTSPFSSCIIQFFLLHLLLLFFFISVSDAQLPSPAAARPTSIVFDTDRDPLTRQYIININQGTPLAEIKLVLDLGGKLPWLRCNEGYTSSSYKPVKCTSSKCALASKPIKCALCNGTAPHNTWCHKNACIVLTSNPVTQAVVPGELISDFVTVNSNEWLSEKPALTVPPRRFAFGCATTSNSLHGLAKGAQGVAGLGRSSGLSLVSQFSSGFRFPRIFALDFGSRSTDGKIFFGGGPYVYSYPYDNDLRQYYLSYTQLLINPKNSEDYFIDVRSIKIHGETVPIIHKRLLSINKTTGVGGTKVDFQTPYTILHRSIYKAITKVHIKWAKSMNITMLPPVAPFRTCYNVSTIPSWPLEGDSVPPSITFMFPKNELRTISDTVWIEGTDASCLAFIDGGLNPKTSIVIGDYNLNFFVEFDISRSRFGFTQPLFP, via the coding sequence ATGACTTCTCCTTTTAGTTCTTGTATTATtcagttttttcttcttcatctgctgcttcttttcttctttatttctgtcTCCGATGCTCAATTACCATCCCCTGCTGCTGCTAGACCTACCAGTATAGTCTTCGATACTGACAGAGATCCATTAACCCGCCAATACATCATCAATATTAACCAAGGAACTCCTTTGGCTGAAATAAAACTAGTCCTCGATCTCGGGGGGAAGTTACCTTGGCTCCGATGTAACGAAGGCTACACGTCATCGTCGTACAAACCAGTCAAGTGCACGTCATCCAAATGTGCACTAGCTAGCAAACCTATCAAATGCGCATTGTGCAATGGCACTGCGCCTCATAACACTTGGTGCCATAAAAATGCTTGTATCGTTCTTACAAGCAACCCAGTAACTCAGGCTGTCGTACCTGGTGAGCTAATCTCAGATTTTGTCACTGTTAATTCTAATGAATGGTTGTCAGAGAAACCTGCTCTGACTGTTCCGCCTCGCCGGTTTGCTTTTGGGTGTGCAACTACTAGTAATTCCTTACATGGACTTGCTAAAGGTGCTCAAGGGGTGGCTGGTCTAGGACGTTCATCTGGTCTTTCTCTAGTTTCACAGTTTTCATCTGGGTTTCGATTTCCTCGTATATTTGCTCTGGATTTTGGATCACGTAGCACAGATGGTAAGATTTTCTTTGGTGGTGGACCTTATGTCTACTCGTATCCTTATGATAATGATTTGAGGCAGTATTACTTATCTTACACCCAACTCTTGATTAACCCAAAAAATAGTGAAGATTATTTCATTGACGTCAGATCAATCAAGATACACGGTGAAACGGTACCAATAATCCATAAAAGATTGTTGTCCATTAACAAGACAACCGGAGTTGGAGGAACGAAAGTAGACTTTCAAACTCCTTACACTATTCTACATAGATCAATCTACAAGGCCATTACGAAGGTTCATATCAAATGGGCTAAATCTATGAATATTACTATGCTTCCTCCTGTTGCACCCTTTCGTACATGCTATAATGTATCCACAATACCTAGCTGGCCCCTGGAGGGAGACTCGGTGCCACCCAGTATCACTTTCATGTTTCCCAAAAATGAACTGAGAACCATTAGTGATACGGTATGGATTGAAGGGACTGATGCCAGTTGTTTGGCATTCATTGATGGAGGTTTGAATCCTAAGACTTCCATTGTTATTGGCGATTATAATTTAAATTTCTTCGTAGAGTTTGATATTTCAAGATCAAGATTTGGGTTCACGCAACCATTGTTTCCTTGA
- the LOC113294399 gene encoding pentatricopeptide repeat-containing protein At1g64583, mitochondrial-like produces the protein MTCVRDFYSPGAYYNSGVTNLERFVRDECNAGRIKKLDDGLRYFDQLISERPLPSNITFLNAAVNWRKVNHGFCLLGEIIKRGYHPNVFTFGTLIKGLCQQGKIDSAFQVFGKMTQSGIQPNAVTCNILIHGLCTTGKVSLALQLKNKMGKWNCRPTMIDGLCLTGRLQEAVKLFDSMVDRGLEPNEITYTVLIDGYCKNRKLDEAMQLFSKMKQNGVKPTIVPYSTLLRGLYQDGRMKTAQRFLDEMQSFGHRPNEVTYCTMLDGLCKNGKMDEAMKLFESMEGGILANVAMYNVLIHGFCRAGQMEDARKLFHEIPKKGLVPDMVTYTTLMSSLFHNKMLLEANNLIIEMETKGCLPDVRAYNTIIKGFLEGKKTDKASQFFCKMRGRKFVPSDSVVILLINTISADELKKPLVFRQIL, from the exons ATGACGTGTGTGAGAGATTTCTATAGTCCAGGAGCTTACTATAATAGTGGAGTAACAAACCTTGAGCGTTTTGTGAGAGATGAGTGTAATGCAGGAAGGATTAAGAAGCTTGATGATGGTTTGAGATACTTTGATCAGTTGATTTCGGAGAGGCCATTGCCATCTAATATTACATTCT TAAATGCTGCTGTGAATTGGCGCAAAGTGAATCATGGGTTTTGTTTGCTTGGAGAAATTATTAAGAGAGGCTATCATCCTAATGTTTTCACTTTCGGTACACTGATTAAAGGGTTGTgtcaacaaggaaagattgattCTGCATTCCAAGTGTTTGGTAAAATGACTCAGTCAGGCATTCAACCTAATGCGGTTACATGTAATATTCTTATACATGGGCTTTGTACAACCGGTAAAGTCAGTCTTGCTCTTCAGTTAAAAAACAAAATGGGAAAATGGAACTGCAGACCTACT ATGATTGACGGTTTGTGTTTGACAGGTCGGCTGCAAGAAGCGGTTAAACTGTTTGACTCGATGGTAGATAGGGGCCTTGAGCCAAATGAAATCACCTACACTGTGTTAATTGATGGGTATTGCAAGAATCGTAAGTTGGATGAAGCTATGCAGCTATTCAGCAAAATGAAACAAAACGGAGTGAAACCCACTATAGTTCCTTACAGTACGCTTTTAAGGGGACTATACCAAGATGGGAGAatgaagactgcacagaggtttCTTGATGAGATGCAATCTTTTGGTCATCGGCCAAACGAAGTTACATACTGTACAATGTTAGACGGTCTTTGCAAGAATGGAAAAATGGACGAGGCAATGAAATTGTTTGAATCCATGGAGGGTGGTATCTTAGCCAATGTTGCAATGTacaatgttctcattcatggtttTTGTCGGGCTGGCCAGATGGAAGACGCGAGAAAACTGTTTCACGAGATTCCAAAAAAAGGATTAGTTCCTGATATGGTAACATATACTACATTGATGTCTAGCCTCTTTCATAACAAGATGTTATTGGAGGCTAACAATTTAATCATTGAAATGGAAACCAAAGGTTGTTTACCGGATGTTAGAGCATACAATACTATCATCAAAGGCTTTCTTGAAGGAAAGAAGACAGACAAGGCATCGCAATTTTTCTGCAAGATGCGTGGAAGAAAATTTGTACCCAGTGATTCTGTGGTTATTTTGTTGATAAACACTATCTCAGCAGATGAGCTAAAAAAACCTTTAGTTTTTCGCCAAATCCTGTAA